The window GCGGGGCGAGGTGAAGAACTAACCCAGATTCAACTCCTTGAAGAAGTCGTTGCCCTTGTCGTCGATGATGATGAACGCCGGGAAGTCGACGACCTCGATGCGCCAGATCGCTTCCATGCCGAGCTCGGGATATTCGAGCACCTCGACCTTCTTGATGCAGTGCTCGGCAAGATTCGCCGCGGCGCCGCCGATCGAGCCGAGATAGAAGCCGCCATATTTCTTGCAGGCCTCACGCACGGCCGGCGCCCGGTTGCCCTTGGCAACCATCACCATCGAGCCGCCGGCGGCCTGGAACTGATCGACGAAGGAATCCATACGGCCCGCAGTGGTCGGGCCGAACGCACCGGAGGCGTAGCCCTCGGGCGTCTTGGCCGGGCCGGCGTAATAGACCGGATGGTTCTTGAAATAATCCGGCAGCGGCTCGCCCTTGTCGAGCCGTTCGCGCAGCTTGGCATGCGCGGAATCCCGCGCAACGATCATGGTGCCGGTCATCGAGACCCGGGTCTTGGTCGGGTACTTCGAGAACGTGGCAAGGATATCCTTCATCGGCTGGTTGAGGTCGATCTTGACGACCTCGCCGCCGAGCGACTGCTCGACCTCAGGGAGATACTGCGCCGGGTTGTGCTCGAGCTCTTCGAGATAGACGCCGTCCTTGGTGATCTTGCCGAGCACCTGGCGATCGGCCGAGCACGACACGCCAAGCCCGATCGGGAGCGAGGCGCCATGACGCGGCATGCGGATCACGCGCACGTCGTGGCAGAAATATTTCCCGCCGAACTGCGCGCCGACGCCGAGCGACTGCGTCATCTTCAGGATTTCCTGCTCCATTTCGAGATCGCGGAACGCGTTGCCGTCGGGCGAGCCGTGGGTCGGCAGCGCATCGAGATAGCGGGCGGAGGCGAGCTTCACCGTCTTCATGCATAGCTCGGCCGAGGTACCGCCGATCACGATCGCGAGGTGATAGGGCGGGCAGGCCGCAGTGCCCAGCGTCAACACTTTCTCCTTGAGGAAGGCGAGCAGCCGGTCCTTGGTCAGCACCGAAGGCGTCGCCTGGAACAGGAAGCTCTTGTTGGCGCTGCCCCCGCCCTTCGCCATGAACATGAACTTGTAGGCGTCATCACCTTCGGCGTAGATCTCGCACTGCGCCGGCATGTTGTTGGCGGTGTTCTTCTCCTCGTACATCGACAAGGGCGCGACCTGCGAGTAGCGCAGATTGCGGCGCAGGTAAGCATCGCGCGCGCCTTCCGACAGCGCCGCCTCGTCGTCACCGTCGGTGATGACGTTGCAGCCCTTCTTGCCCATGATGATCGCGGTGCCGGTGTCCTGGCACATCGGCAGCACGCCGCCGGCGGCGATGTTGGCGTTCTTGAGAAAGTCCAGCGCGACGAACTTGTCGTTCGGGCTCGCCTCGCCGTCCTCCAGGATCGCGCGGAGCTGCTTCAGATGACCCGGCCGCAGATAGTGGTTGATGTCGCCAAAGGCCGCTTCCGACAAGGCCCGCAGCGCCTCCCGCGACACCACCAGCATGTCTTTCCCCAGGACCTTCTCGACCCGCACGCCCTCGGCCGTGATCTTCTTGTAGGGCGTCTCGTCCTTGCCCAGCGGAAACAGCGGCGTGTGCTTGTAGGGCGGAACGGGCTTTGCGGGATCGGGGAAGGCGGTGGGAGCGTTCATGGGCTGGAATCTCGGGGTTTTGGGGCCCTCGCATGGGCCCCTTTCATAGAAGCGTTCTAAGCTTTTTTGCCGCAAAGGGAAGGCGCTCTGGTGCGGTCAGGGCATCCGGATTCGGCGGCTGGCGGCGGACACCAGGCCCTCATGATGCCAGTGAAGACCCTGGGTGCACCCCTTGCGCTACGCGCGGGACGACGGTTGAATGCGCCCGCTAAGGGGCTTTTCATCATGACATTGAACTTGCACGTCCGCGGCGCGATCCTGGTCGCCGCCGCCATCACCGGCCTTGTGACCCTCGCCTCGCCCGCTCGCGCGGACCGCTGCGACGACAGCGCCAAGGAGCTGGCGAACCAAGTCGATCGCCTCAAGGTGAATTTCCGCGCCGCGAATGTCGTCTACCTGACGCACCCCGCGGCCAAGGAATTGTCCGTGGCTTGCCGTGGCGACAAATATTCGATCGAGCTCTATGCCAAGGGCGATCGCAAGCCGAAACCGGAGTTCTTTGCGCTGGTGGGGTCGATGGCGGCGATCGTCTTCACCGTGACCAAGGACGATACGACGACGGGCGCGACACGTTGCCTGAAGCGGATGGGGCTCTTGCGCGGCGACAAGATCAGCATGCGTTACCGGCGTCTCAACATGGAATGCACCCGCACCAAGACGGATGCGTCCATCGCCATCACGCGCAGCAAGGACGAATAGGCGGCTCCCCGCGGGGTGTGCGTCTGACAGCACACCGCCCACTACAGACTCCGTCATTGCGAGCGTAGCGCAGCAATCCAGAATCCCTCCGCGGAGACAGACTGGATTGATTCGCTGCGCTCGCAATGACGAGGAGAGGTCCGAGAGCACATTCTAGCGCACCGGATCCCTCGCATTTTAACGATTGGCTTGAAGGAAATTTCGCTCCTCGCGGCGCAGGGTCAATGTTTCCATGTGCGAGGATTTCTGGATGAGCGTTTCCACCGTTTCGCCGCCGCCGATCGCGATCGTGGTGCCGAGCTACGACACGACCAAGCAGCAGGACGATCAGATCAAGACCAAGGACAACGACCCGACCTACAAGCCGCCGCCGCCTGCGCCGCTGCCGCCGGGTCAGGGTACGCGGATCGATCAGCTCGCCTGATCAGCCGCGTCGAAGATGAAATGCCCGATCCGGTCGATCGGGCCTTTCGCGTGTCCGGCCGCAACTTCGCCGGATAGCGGGACCAACATCGTGCGCGGCTACCCCGAGACCTGCGCATGATCGCAAGACTGCTGTTGCAGAGCACGATCATCACCGCCGCCATGGGCGCGCTGCTGTTCGCGTCCGCCGGCACCCTGCATTGGCCGTCCGCCTGGGTGTTCCTCGCGACCTCCGCCCTGCTCGGCCCGCTCTGCGGGTGGTGGCTTTACCGGGTCGACCCCGCACTGCTTGCCGAACGCCTGCGGCCGGTCCTGCAAAAGGACCAGCCCGCTGCCGACAAGGTGTTCATGACCGTCTTCGTCGTCGCGATGCTGGTCTGGCTGGCGGCGATGGGGCTCGACCGGCGCACGCTGTCCTCCGACATGCCGATGGCGCTGCAGATGCTCGGCCTCGCCGTGTTCCTGCTTTCGACGCTGTTCATCCTCTGGGTCTTCCGCGAGAACTCGTTCGCGGCGCCCGTGGTGAAGCTGCAAGCCGAGCGCGCGCAGCGCGTGATCTCGACGGGGCCTTATGCCCATGTGCGCCATCCCATGTACAGCGGCATGATCCTGTTCTTCGCCGGCGTGCCGCTGCTTCTGGGCTCATGGTGGGGACTTATGATGGTGCCGCTATTCCTCGTCTTGTTTGCGGTCCGCATTCGCATCGAGGAGCGCACGCTGCGCGAGGGCCTGCCGGGCTATGCCGACTATGTGACGCGCGTGCGCTATCGCCTGTTTCCTGGCGTCTGGTGAGCGCGCATCACTCTGCTGTGCACTTCCCGCCGGACCGGCTAACCATCCAATTCGCGGTAGCGGCGGAAGATGCCCTGCTCGTTGAAGGGAATACGGCGCTCGCTTTCGAGATACGCCTTGATGTTCGGCCGCGCCGCGACGCGATCGTGCAGGCCGACGAGGCCCGGGATATCGGCCTCGAACGCCTTCATCCGCTTCGGAAACGAATAGCGCAGCCCCGCGACGATCTGGAACAGCGAGAGATCGACATAGGTCAGCCTGCGACCGGTGACATAGGCGCCGCCATTGTCCTGAAGGAGCTGCTCGAAATAGCCGAGATATTTCGGCACGCGCTCGCCCCAGAAGTCGGCCGTGCGCTTCTTCGCCGGCGGCTTCTGATCTTCGTAGTAGAGCGAGGGCCCGAGCGGGTGATGGGTGTCGTGAATCTCGACCACGAAATCGGTGATCGTGAGCTGAAGCTGATGCACCCAGAGTTGACCGGCCTCCGACTTCGGGGCGAGGGCGTGGCGGGCGCCGAGATAGAGCAGGATATTCGCGGTCTGGCCGACGACGAGCTTGCCGCCTTTGAGGAACGGCGGCGCAAAGGGCGGCGTGCCCTCGTGCGCGTCCATCATCTTCATCATCGCAGCTGTGCCGCGTGGGCCGCGCGCCACGTCGACGTAGGCCGCGCCCGCCTCCTCCAGCGCCAGCCGCACATATTCACCGCGGCCCTGGATCTCGGGCCAATAATAGAGCTCGTATTTCATGGAAAGGGTCCGTGATTGCGTGGTGGCGAGTGTAGCACGCAACCACGAACGCCATGACGGCGGAACGAGTTCCGCGTCTCAATTCGACGCGAAGCAATACAGCAGGCCGTCGCCGCCGGTGCTCTTCAGATCGGCCTGCGAGCAGCCGCCGTCGGGGCCCCGCGAGGGATGCGAGCTGTTCCACGATTTCGACGGCTCGTCATCGCGCAGGCCTTGACGATCGGCATGGCCGACGACCGCCGCGCCTTGCGTGCTCGACGTCCAGTTCTTGCAGGTCTTGTCGTCATCCGCAGGAAATGCGCTGCCGTCGGCTTGCGAACCCGTGAGGATGTCGTGCCGGTTCGGCGTGTCGCCGCGGCCATTGATGACCTCGCCCTTCTCGCTGAGCGCGGTCTGCTTGGTGAGGTTATTGGCCGCCCCGTGCAGGTCGGCAACGTCCTTTGCGATCACAGCGCCCTTGGCGTTCTGCCACGGTCCCTTGCCGATGCGGTCGCGCGCGTTGACAGCCGGCTTGCCGTCGGCGGCCTGCGTGGAGAGATAAGCGCGCCAGGTTTTGCTGCCGGCGCCGCCGGTCTGGGCCAGCTTCTGGCACTGCGCATCGGCCCCCTCCAGGCCGCCGAGATCGGCGCCTTTACCAGGACCGTTGGAGGTCACGAAGAACGTCATGTCGGCCGACTGCGCCTGCGCCGATGGCGCTGCAAGCAAGGCCGCGGCGAGCGCGAGGCCTGAAATCGTCACGGATCTCTCAATGCGGATCATCCTGTCCTCCCTTTGTGTTGTCGTTGGCCGCCAGATTTCAACCCGACGCAGGCCCGCTTATTCCGATGCCGCGATGCGAGAGGCCCAAAAGAAAAAGGCGCCGTGCAAGAAGCACGACGCCTTGTTTCTCATGTCGTCTGCGATCAGTTGGTCTGCTGGATCGCCGACAATTCCCAAGAGCCGCCCGGACGTCGGGCAAAGGTCCAGACTTCGGTGGCCTCGCCCGGCTGCTCGCTGCCAGCGACAATTGCGCCGGTATTACGGTCGAGCGTCTTGTCGGTCAGCGCGAAGCGCAGCGCCACCGTCGCGTAATCGGTCTCGCCTTCGCGCCAGGATTCCGCGAGGTCGCCCTGCAACAGCTTCACGCCGCTGACCTTGTTGACGACATTGCGCGCGCGGTTCTGGCCGAGGTCCTGCTCGAAATAGGAGACCATTTCCGGCGTCGCCAGCGTGTGCAGCTTGGCCACGTCCTCGTTGGACCATGCGGACTGAACGTCGCCGAGCAGGCGCTCGAACGCTTCGTAGTCGTCCGGCTTGATCTCGAGCGGCGCGTTGTTATTAGCGCCGAAGCCGAAGCCGCCGCCAAGACCACTACCAAGACCACTGCGGTTATTCGCCTGCGGTCCCGGACCGGCACTGGCGTCAGCGTTGGCATAGGCCGCCTGCGGGGTGTGGCGGCGCTGCCACCACGACATCGCCAGCCGAACCACGACCACCACGAGCACGATCTGGATGATCAGGCCGATGATCGACGACAGGCCGCCGAGCCCGCCGAACAGGCCACCGCCGAACAGCATGCCGAGCAGGCCCGCGCCAAGGAAGCCGGCCGCAAGGCCGCCCATGAAGCCGCCGGCCCGGCCGAACAGGCCGCCACGCGCGGGGGCGGCGGCAGCCGAATTCATGCCTGCGCCCGGCTGGGTGTAGGTCCGATTGAACTGCGAGGTCGAGCCCGGCGCGGTCGTGGTCGATGGCGGGGCCGAATAGGTGCGCGAACCGCGCGAGCCAGACGACATGCCGCCACCGACGCGCGCGTCGGCGGACGAGATCGCCAGCGCAGTCGGCAGCGCAAGCGCCAGCACGACGGCAATCGTCTTGAAGATGCTGCGGGAGCGTTGCGAGAAATTCATGTTCGTTTCCCAGATCCCCGGCATGGGGACGTGCCCCTAAGATGGGCAGCCTTCCGTAAAAAGGAAGCCACTATCGGAACTTATGGCTGCGGCCCTCAGTCGCGGGGATGTGGCAAAAGCCCATATTTGGCGGCAGCTTGGCTGGCTGAGCGAAGGAGCCACGGTCGCGGGTTACCGGTCGCTTTGGTGCCGGCAGTTCCGCTTCCCATCGTCAATGCTTTGAAGCCCTCACCCCGCCTTCGCCATCGTCTCCTTCACGGCCGCCACGAGCTGGCTCAGCGTGAACGGCTTGGGCAGGAAGTCGAACTGCTGGCCTTCGGGCAGGCTCTTCTCGAACGCGTCTTCGGCGTAGCCGGAGACGAAGATGAACTTGATGTCGGGATTCTTCTCGCGCATCGCCTTGAGCAGCGTCGGGCCGTCCATCTCCGGCATCACGACGTCGGACACGACGAGATCGATTCCGCCGCTCTGCTCTTCCAGCACCTCCAGCGCCTCGACGCCGTTCTCGGCCTCGACGACGGTGTAGCCGCGCGAGCGCAGACCGCGTGCGTTGAGCGCGCGCAGGCCCTCTTCGTCCTCGACCAGGAGGATGGTGCCCTGTCCGGTGAGATCGGTGCGGGGCTTGGCGTCCGCCGCGGACCCGGCTTCCTTCGCGGCACCATTGCCGGCGCCAACGACCGGCGCCGGCTGCTCGACCTGCACCTCCGGCTCGGCGTGATGGCGCGGCAGGAAGATCTGGAATGAGGTGCCCTGCCCCGGTTCGGAGTCCACGTAAATGAAGCCACCGGTCTGCTTGACGATGCCGTAGACGGTGGAGAGCCCGAGGCCGGTACCCTTGCCGACTTCCTTGGTCGAGAAAAACGGCTCGAAGATCTTGTCGCGGATATCGGCGGGGATGCCGGTACCGGTGTCGGCGACCTCGATCCGCACGTAGTCCGCTGCCGGCATGCCCTTGTAGGCCAGCCTGGCCGCCTCCTCGGCGGTGACGTTGGCGGTGCGGATGATCAGCTTGCCGCCGTCGGGCATCGCGTCGCGCGCGTTGACCGCGAGATTGACGATGACCTGCTCGAACTGGGAGACGTCGACCTTGACCGGCCAGAGATCGCGGCCGTGGATGGTCTCGTGCTTGACCTTCTCGCCGATCAGGCGGCGCAGCAGCATGGCGAGGTCGGAGAGCGCATCGCCGAGGTCGAGCACCTGCGGCCGCAGCGTCTGCCGGCGCGAGAACGCCAGCAACTGCCGCACCAGCGTGGCGGCCCGCGTCGCGTTCTGCTTGATCTGCATGATGTCCTGGAACGACGGATCGGTCGGCTTGTGCGCGTTCAGCAGGAAGTCGTTCGCCATCATGATGGCGGAGAGCACGTTGTTGAAGTCGTGGGCGATGCCGCCGGCGAGCTGGCCGACAGTCTCCATCTTCTGCGACTGGTTGATCTGGTTCTCCAGCGCGCGCCGCTCGGTGGTCTCGAGCATGTGCACGATGGCGGCTTCCGCGTCGTTCTCACCCCCGTCGACCGGCGTGACGAAGAACTGGCCCCAGCGCTCCTTGGAGCCTTCCAGCGCGACCTCGACCGGCGCGATGTCGGCCTGATTCTCGGCGGCCTGGTTGATGGCCGCGATCAGCAAATGACGGTCGCGCGAATTGACGGCGCGGAAGATCGACTTGCTGGCGCTGTCGAGTCCCAGTGCCTGCCCGAGCTTGGCGTAACGCGCATTGGCGCGCACGACATTGCCGCCGCGGTCGACCGTCGCGATCGCCATCGGGGTGTGGTCGAAGAAGCGCATGAAGCGCACTTCGGCGGCGCGGTCCGGATCGCTGCGCTCGTCGCGGGCGCGGCTGATCACCAGCGTGCGCGACGGGCCTGGCGCACCGTCGGCGCCGAAGGCGAGCTTGTGATAGAGCCGCACCGGCATGGTCTTGCCGGTGCGCATGCGCAGGTCGATGTCGAAGACTTCCGTCTTGACCTCGCCCGGCACCGCCACGATCGCGGTCAGCAGCGAAGCGCCGTCGCCGGAGACGATGTCGGTCAGCTTCAGCCCGCCCGAGCCGATCTCGGCGAGGTCGTAGTCGAGCCAGTTCGCCAGCGTCGCGTTGACATAAGCGAGCTCGCCGGCCGGATTGACCGAGAAGAAACCGCAGGGCGCGTGGTCGAGATATTCGATCGCGTGCTGGAGTTCCTGGAACACGTCCTCCTGGCGCTCGCGGTCGCGGGTGATGTCGGCGATCGACCACACCGCGTATCTCGTCTCGCGCTTGCCGGTGCCGAGGGGCCGCACCCGCATGCGCAGCCAGCGGCCCTGGCTGCCGTCATGGCCGGAGATGCGCACCTCTTCCTGCTGCCGCTTGCCTTCGCGCGCGGCTTTCAACAGGCGGAACACCGCTTCGGAGACGTCGGGGTTGCCGATGAAGACGCGCTCGACGGGACGCACGTCCTGTGGGCCGGCAGCGCCGGTCAGCGTCAGATAGGCCGCATTGGAATAGACCACATGGCCCCGCGGGTCGGTCACTGCGAGGCCGTCGAAGGCGTGGTCGGCGATGCGCCCCATCACGGGATCGTCGAGATTGCGATCGACGAAGCGGATGATGCCGGCGGCGAAGGCGAACAGGTTGAACAGGCCGACCATCGCCAGCACGGCGAGGATGCCGAGGATATAGGGCTGGGCCTGCGCGCGCCCGAGCGTCATCAACCCGACGGCAACGGCGACGAGGCCGGCGGCCACCAGCAGCACCAGCGCAATGCTGCCCGAGCGCGGCGACGGCTCGTGCGCCGCAACGGGCTCGCGTGTGAGGTCGTGGTCGGTCTCGGCAGTCATCTCAAGCTGGCACAGCCTGTCGGCAGAGAATCAACGCGCTACAGGGCGCGCAGGGTCCTCCCTGCCTGAATCGGACCCGCAGGCGCAAGGGCAGCAGGGGCGAAAGGTACGCTGATTCCCAGATTACGGCCATTTCCAGTACTTTTCAGGGGTTTTATTGCCGGCTGGCACCGAATCCGCTCTTCAGACGCATGACATAGCCGATGACTTCGGCGACCGCATGGTAGTGCTCGGTCGGGATTTCCTCGTCGATCTCGACGGTGGCGTAGAGCGCGCGGGCGAGCGGCACGTTCTCGACGATCGGGATGTCGTGCTCGCGCGCGATCTCCCGGATCTTGAAAGCGAGGTTATCGACGCCCTTGGCGACGCAGATCGGCGCCGACATGCCGCGCTCGTAGGACAGCGCGATCGAATAGTGGGTCGGGTTGGTGATGATCACGGAGGCTTTGGGAACCGCCGCCATCATGCGCTTCTTGGAGCGCTGCTGGCGCAACTGCCTGAGCTTGCCCTTGATGTGCGGGTCGCCTTCGGACTGCTTGTACTCTTCCTTGATCTCCTGGAGCGACATCTTCTGCCGCTGGAACCAGCTGCGATACTGGAAGAAATAGTCGCCAATGGCGATGATCGCGAGCGCCGCGACCACCGCGGCGAGCAGATGAATGGTCAGGCTGGTGGAGGCGCCGAGCAGGGCGGCCGGATCGAGTCTGACCATCGCCTCCATGCGATGCCGCTCCGGCCACAGGATCACGGTCATGACCGCGCCGAGCACGATCAGCTTGCCGAGTCCCTTGAGGAAGTTCGCCGCCGCTTGCTTGCCGAAGATGCGCTTGAGGCCCTCGGCAGGCGACAACTTGCTGAACTTGGGCTTGAGGGATTCGGCCGACCAGACCAGTCGGTGCTGCAGCACGTTGCCGGCAATTGCCGCCAGCACCAGCATCAGCAGCGGCACGCCCACCGCCGCGAGCACCGCGACTTCGATCTGCTGCATCAGGGCGAGCAGAGCCCTGCCGTCGGTCTTGATCATCCAGGAATTGGCGAGCAGGTTGCGCATCGGCGCCAACAGCCCGCTGCCGACCGATCCCGAGAAGCTCGAGACCACGAGCGTGGCGCCCGCGATCATGAACCAGGTGTTGATCTCCTGGCTCTTGGCGACGTCACCGCGTTCGAGCGCCTCTTCGAGACGTTTTTGCGTCGGGTCTTCTGTTTGACTCTCTGGATCGTTGTCTTCCGCCATCGATCACCCGGTCACTTGAGTGGCATCATCTGGTGCATGACACCGATGAAATAGTCGAGATAGGTGCCCATCATCGCCGTGAGCACCACGGCGAGCACCAGGAAGCCGGCGAAGATCGAGAGTGGCACGCCGACGAAATAGACCTGCATCTGCGGCATCAGCCGCGCCAGCACGCCGAGCCCGATGTTGAAGACCAGGCCGAACACCAGGAACGGGCCGGAAAGTTGCAAGCCCAGGCGGAACGCGGCGGCAAAGGCGCGCGTCGCCAGCGCGGCGACATCGCCGCTCGACACGGTCTCGCCCGGCGCGAAGATCGTATAGCTGTCGTTCAGCGCCGCGATCACCAGATGATGGCTGTCGGTGGCAAACAGCAGCGTCACCCCCAGGATCGTCAGGAAGTTGCCGACCAGCACGCCCTGCTGTCCCTGCGTCGGGTCGACCGAGGTGACGAAGCCGAGCCCCATCTGCTGCGCGATCACGGCACCGGCAACCTGCAGCGCCGACAACGTCACCCGCGCGGTCGCCCCCAGCACGATGCCGATCACGATCTCATGCAGCATGAGGACCAGCAGCGGCGCGATCGAGCCCATATCGACCTGATAGGCGTTGCGATGCAGCGGCAGGATGATCAGCGTGAGCAGCAGCGCGATCGACAGTTTGATCCGTGTCGGGATATTGGTCTCGCCCAGGCCCGGCAACAGCATCACCATCGCGCCGACCCGGGCAAAGGCGAGCATGAAGGAGGCGGCAAGCGCCGGCAGCAGCGAGACGTCGATGCGCATGACGGGCGCATAGTGCCTCAGCCGCCGATGATTCGCGACGATATCCGCAGCATGTGGGAATGCAGCGCGTCGGCCATGAACGGCAAGGCCAACAGCATTGTGGCAAAGATGGCCAGGATCTTCGGCACGTAGATCAGCGTCTGCTCCTGGATCTGCGTCAGCGCCTGGAACAGCGACACGACGACGCCGACCACGAGGCCGACCACCATCAGGGGCGACGACACGATCACGATGGTCCAGATCGCATCACGCGCGACGTCGAGGGTTTCCGGTCCGGTCATTTCGCAGTTCCTTTGTCTTATTCCTCGCCTCCCACCGCTCTTGTGAGCGATGCGAAGGCCTATCCCCCGTCATTGCGAGCGTAGCGAAGCAATCCAGACTGCCGCTTCGGAAAGATTCTGGATTGCTTCGCTGCGCTCGCAATGACGATTGGGGCGGGCGCGAGCGCCAAAAATCAGATCGGCATCTTCATGATGTCTTCATAGGCTGCGATCACGCGGTCTCGGACCGAGACCAGCGTGGACACGGCGACGTCGGTGTCTGCGACCGCCGTCACCACGTCCATCACGTTGGCCTTGCCGGCGGCCATCGCCAC of the Bradyrhizobium sp. WSM1417 genome contains:
- a CDS encoding glutathione S-transferase — protein: MKYELYYWPEIQGRGEYVRLALEEAGAAYVDVARGPRGTAAMMKMMDAHEGTPPFAPPFLKGGKLVVGQTANILLYLGARHALAPKSEAGQLWVHQLQLTITDFVVEIHDTHHPLGPSLYYEDQKPPAKKRTADFWGERVPKYLGYFEQLLQDNGGAYVTGRRLTYVDLSLFQIVAGLRYSFPKRMKAFEADIPGLVGLHDRVAARPNIKAYLESERRIPFNEQGIFRRYRELDG
- the fliQ gene encoding flagellar biosynthesis protein FliQ; amino-acid sequence: MTGPETLDVARDAIWTIVIVSSPLMVVGLVVGVVVSLFQALTQIQEQTLIYVPKILAIFATMLLALPFMADALHSHMLRISSRIIGG
- a CDS encoding lectin, translated to MIRIERSVTISGLALAAALLAAPSAQAQSADMTFFVTSNGPGKGADLGGLEGADAQCQKLAQTGGAGSKTWRAYLSTQAADGKPAVNARDRIGKGPWQNAKGAVIAKDVADLHGAANNLTKQTALSEKGEVINGRGDTPNRHDILTGSQADGSAFPADDDKTCKNWTSSTQGAAVVGHADRQGLRDDEPSKSWNSSHPSRGPDGGCSQADLKSTGGDGLLYCFASN
- the flhB gene encoding flagellar biosynthesis protein FlhB, whose translation is MAEDNDPESQTEDPTQKRLEEALERGDVAKSQEINTWFMIAGATLVVSSFSGSVGSGLLAPMRNLLANSWMIKTDGRALLALMQQIEVAVLAAVGVPLLMLVLAAIAGNVLQHRLVWSAESLKPKFSKLSPAEGLKRIFGKQAAANFLKGLGKLIVLGAVMTVILWPERHRMEAMVRLDPAALLGASTSLTIHLLAAVVAALAIIAIGDYFFQYRSWFQRQKMSLQEIKEEYKQSEGDPHIKGKLRQLRQQRSKKRMMAAVPKASVIITNPTHYSIALSYERGMSAPICVAKGVDNLAFKIREIAREHDIPIVENVPLARALYATVEIDEEIPTEHYHAVAEVIGYVMRLKSGFGASRQ
- a CDS encoding isoprenylcysteine carboxylmethyltransferase family protein; translated protein: MIARLLLQSTIITAAMGALLFASAGTLHWPSAWVFLATSALLGPLCGWWLYRVDPALLAERLRPVLQKDQPAADKVFMTVFVVAMLVWLAAMGLDRRTLSSDMPMALQMLGLAVFLLSTLFILWVFRENSFAAPVVKLQAERAQRVISTGPYAHVRHPMYSGMILFFAGVPLLLGSWWGLMMVPLFLVLFAVRIRIEERTLREGLPGYADYVTRVRYRLFPGVW
- the fliR gene encoding flagellar biosynthetic protein FliR, producing the protein MRIDVSLLPALAASFMLAFARVGAMVMLLPGLGETNIPTRIKLSIALLLTLIILPLHRNAYQVDMGSIAPLLVLMLHEIVIGIVLGATARVTLSALQVAGAVIAQQMGLGFVTSVDPTQGQQGVLVGNFLTILGVTLLFATDSHHLVIAALNDSYTIFAPGETVSSGDVAALATRAFAAAFRLGLQLSGPFLVFGLVFNIGLGVLARLMPQMQVYFVGVPLSIFAGFLVLAVVLTAMMGTYLDYFIGVMHQMMPLK
- the cckA gene encoding cell cycle histidine kinase CckA, producing the protein MTAETDHDLTREPVAAHEPSPRSGSIALVLLVAAGLVAVAVGLMTLGRAQAQPYILGILAVLAMVGLFNLFAFAAGIIRFVDRNLDDPVMGRIADHAFDGLAVTDPRGHVVYSNAAYLTLTGAAGPQDVRPVERVFIGNPDVSEAVFRLLKAAREGKRQQEEVRISGHDGSQGRWLRMRVRPLGTGKRETRYAVWSIADITRDRERQEDVFQELQHAIEYLDHAPCGFFSVNPAGELAYVNATLANWLDYDLAEIGSGGLKLTDIVSGDGASLLTAIVAVPGEVKTEVFDIDLRMRTGKTMPVRLYHKLAFGADGAPGPSRTLVISRARDERSDPDRAAEVRFMRFFDHTPMAIATVDRGGNVVRANARYAKLGQALGLDSASKSIFRAVNSRDRHLLIAAINQAAENQADIAPVEVALEGSKERWGQFFVTPVDGGENDAEAAIVHMLETTERRALENQINQSQKMETVGQLAGGIAHDFNNVLSAIMMANDFLLNAHKPTDPSFQDIMQIKQNATRAATLVRQLLAFSRRQTLRPQVLDLGDALSDLAMLLRRLIGEKVKHETIHGRDLWPVKVDVSQFEQVIVNLAVNARDAMPDGGKLIIRTANVTAEEAARLAYKGMPAADYVRIEVADTGTGIPADIRDKIFEPFFSTKEVGKGTGLGLSTVYGIVKQTGGFIYVDSEPGQGTSFQIFLPRHHAEPEVQVEQPAPVVGAGNGAAKEAGSAADAKPRTDLTGQGTILLVEDEEGLRALNARGLRSRGYTVVEAENGVEALEVLEEQSGGIDLVVSDVVMPEMDGPTLLKAMREKNPDIKFIFVSGYAEDAFEKSLPEGQQFDFLPKPFTLSQLVAAVKETMAKAG
- a CDS encoding fumarate hydratase, with amino-acid sequence MNAPTAFPDPAKPVPPYKHTPLFPLGKDETPYKKITAEGVRVEKVLGKDMLVVSREALRALSEAAFGDINHYLRPGHLKQLRAILEDGEASPNDKFVALDFLKNANIAAGGVLPMCQDTGTAIIMGKKGCNVITDGDDEAALSEGARDAYLRRNLRYSQVAPLSMYEEKNTANNMPAQCEIYAEGDDAYKFMFMAKGGGSANKSFLFQATPSVLTKDRLLAFLKEKVLTLGTAACPPYHLAIVIGGTSAELCMKTVKLASARYLDALPTHGSPDGNAFRDLEMEQEILKMTQSLGVGAQFGGKYFCHDVRVIRMPRHGASLPIGLGVSCSADRQVLGKITKDGVYLEELEHNPAQYLPEVEQSLGGEVVKIDLNQPMKDILATFSKYPTKTRVSMTGTMIVARDSAHAKLRERLDKGEPLPDYFKNHPVYYAGPAKTPEGYASGAFGPTTAGRMDSFVDQFQAAGGSMVMVAKGNRAPAVREACKKYGGFYLGSIGGAAANLAEHCIKKVEVLEYPELGMEAIWRIEVVDFPAFIIIDDKGNDFFKELNLG
- a CDS encoding Tim44-like domain-containing protein codes for the protein MPGIWETNMNFSQRSRSIFKTIAVVLALALPTALAISSADARVGGGMSSGSRGSRTYSAPPSTTTAPGSTSQFNRTYTQPGAGMNSAAAAPARGGLFGRAGGFMGGLAAGFLGAGLLGMLFGGGLFGGLGGLSSIIGLIIQIVLVVVVVRLAMSWWQRRHTPQAAYANADASAGPGPQANNRSGLGSGLGGGFGFGANNNAPLEIKPDDYEAFERLLGDVQSAWSNEDVAKLHTLATPEMVSYFEQDLGQNRARNVVNKVSGVKLLQGDLAESWREGETDYATVALRFALTDKTLDRNTGAIVAGSEQPGEATEVWTFARRPGGSWELSAIQQTN